From a region of the Hyalangium minutum genome:
- a CDS encoding acyl carrier protein, whose amino-acid sequence MMTSEELEQWLKAMLAARTRVNPETIDVNRPLDELGVDSMEAVALSGELETLLKRRIEPTVFWDHRTLRALARALAGEPEAPRPAATDGMSDSEVDALLRKMMGNK is encoded by the coding sequence ATGATGACCAGCGAAGAACTCGAACAGTGGCTGAAGGCCATGTTGGCCGCCCGTACGCGGGTCAACCCGGAGACCATCGACGTCAACCGCCCCCTCGACGAGCTGGGGGTCGATTCCATGGAGGCCGTCGCGCTGTCAGGAGAGCTGGAGACCCTGCTCAAGCGCCGCATCGAGCCCACCGTCTTCTGGGATCACCGCACGCTCCGGGCGCTGGCCCGCGCGCTGGCCGGTGAGCCGGAGGCGCCCCGGCCGGCCGCCACGGACGGCATGTCGGACTCTGAAGTGGATGCCCTCCTCCGCAAGATGATGGGAAACAAGTAA
- a CDS encoding aminotransferase class I/II-fold pyridoxal phosphate-dependent enzyme, translating into MDIEKLSPEEKRALLERMLRAGRNTVPVKMEEHGTFKALRSRLAVVSKWTNIHPFFKAQQGLTRDTTRINGREFLNFSTYNYLGLSGDPRVSAAAKEAIDRYGTSPSASRIATGEKELHRELEAALASWLGAEAALVLVSGHATNVTVIGHLFNRRDLILYDSLAHNSIVQGVTLSGARARPFRHNDLEHLRSLLQEHRGEAERALIVTEGVFSMDGDIPDLPKLIEIKREFNAFLMVDEAHSLGVLGATGRGIQEHFGVKSSDVDIWMGTLSKSLASCGGYIAGSSELIRYLKYTTPGFIFSVGLTPPNTAAALAALQIMASEPERVTRLQHNARFFLAQAQAAGLDTYLAMGTPILPVVTGSSFRALKLSDTLHRRGINVDPVISPAVEQDKARLRFFVSSQHTEEQIRQAVQAMVEEIAKLPSRTTVIGETLSTLPSRDLPDLPSGRICDPGLVFQRRAKLVDPLSGEREKHFDPEKEDANAVAARAFYKRLGAGEDIDASLLDASLVVEVPGVEGQAAAGRWQGRTAFQDYLRHQRKVRPAEKWTVDYVMAYGDDLSIGGRRTLPVGEEWYLHLLTMKGGKIVRVEEVLDGGAWRGEGAPGPEAASLLVQHDATQAKENGQLMRDLYEAWVRKADIEKFIVRCAPDVVWKINGPKQLPFAGEWRGLDAVLVFWQDLAAIMDFHEFWIDALISRGDQVFSLGGFRSTAIPTNIAYSDPFLQVGTYRQGRLQHFIDYLDPRIDLAAYRPDVYE; encoded by the coding sequence ATGGATATCGAGAAACTGTCTCCCGAAGAGAAGCGCGCCCTGCTCGAGCGCATGCTGCGCGCTGGCCGCAACACGGTCCCCGTCAAGATGGAAGAGCACGGCACCTTCAAGGCGCTCCGCTCGCGGCTGGCGGTCGTCTCCAAGTGGACCAACATCCACCCCTTCTTCAAGGCGCAGCAGGGGCTCACCCGCGACACGACCCGCATCAACGGGCGCGAGTTCCTCAACTTCTCCACGTACAACTACCTCGGGCTCTCGGGGGATCCGCGGGTCTCCGCCGCGGCGAAGGAGGCCATTGACCGCTACGGCACCTCTCCGTCCGCCAGCCGCATCGCGACCGGAGAGAAGGAGCTGCACCGCGAGCTGGAGGCCGCGCTCGCGTCCTGGCTCGGCGCGGAGGCCGCGCTGGTGCTCGTGAGCGGCCACGCCACGAACGTGACCGTCATCGGGCACCTGTTCAACCGCCGGGATTTGATCCTCTATGACTCCCTGGCTCACAACAGCATCGTGCAGGGAGTGACGCTGTCGGGCGCCCGCGCGCGCCCCTTCCGCCACAACGATCTGGAGCACCTCCGGTCGCTGCTCCAAGAGCACCGGGGAGAGGCCGAGCGGGCGCTCATCGTCACCGAGGGCGTCTTCAGCATGGATGGAGACATCCCGGACCTGCCCAAGCTGATCGAGATCAAGCGCGAGTTCAACGCCTTCCTCATGGTCGACGAGGCCCACTCCCTGGGCGTGCTGGGCGCCACGGGCCGGGGCATCCAGGAGCACTTCGGGGTCAAGTCCTCCGATGTGGACATCTGGATGGGGACGCTCTCGAAGTCCCTGGCCAGCTGCGGGGGCTACATCGCAGGCAGCTCGGAGCTGATCCGCTACCTGAAGTACACCACGCCCGGGTTCATCTTCAGCGTGGGCCTCACGCCGCCCAACACCGCCGCCGCGCTGGCCGCGCTCCAGATCATGGCGTCCGAGCCCGAGCGGGTCACCCGGCTGCAGCACAACGCCCGGTTCTTCCTCGCCCAGGCCCAAGCGGCGGGGCTGGACACCTATCTGGCGATGGGCACGCCCATCCTCCCGGTGGTCACCGGCAGCTCCTTCCGGGCCCTCAAGCTCTCGGACACGCTCCACCGCCGCGGCATCAACGTGGACCCCGTCATCAGCCCGGCCGTTGAGCAGGACAAGGCGCGCCTGCGCTTCTTCGTCAGCTCCCAGCACACCGAGGAGCAGATCCGGCAGGCCGTGCAGGCGATGGTGGAGGAGATCGCGAAGCTGCCTTCCCGCACGACGGTCATCGGCGAGACGCTGAGCACGCTCCCGAGCCGGGATCTCCCAGACCTCCCCTCGGGGCGCATCTGCGATCCAGGCCTGGTCTTCCAGCGCCGCGCGAAGCTGGTGGATCCGCTCTCGGGGGAGCGCGAGAAGCACTTCGATCCCGAGAAGGAGGACGCCAACGCAGTGGCCGCCCGCGCCTTCTACAAGCGGCTCGGCGCAGGCGAAGACATCGACGCATCGCTGCTCGACGCGTCGCTCGTGGTGGAAGTTCCTGGGGTGGAGGGACAGGCGGCCGCGGGGCGGTGGCAAGGACGCACCGCCTTCCAGGACTACCTGCGACACCAGCGCAAGGTCCGGCCCGCGGAGAAGTGGACCGTCGACTACGTCATGGCCTACGGCGACGACCTGAGCATCGGCGGGCGCCGCACGCTGCCGGTGGGTGAGGAGTGGTACCTGCACCTGCTCACGATGAAGGGCGGAAAGATCGTCCGCGTGGAGGAGGTACTGGACGGCGGCGCCTGGCGCGGCGAGGGAGCCCCCGGCCCCGAGGCCGCGAGCCTGCTCGTCCAGCACGATGCCACCCAGGCCAAGGAGAACGGGCAGCTCATGCGGGATCTGTACGAGGCCTGGGTGCGCAAGGCGGACATCGAGAAGTTCATCGTCCGCTGCGCGCCCGACGTCGTCTGGAAGATCAACGGCCCGAAGCAGCTCCCCTTCGCGGGGGAGTGGCGGGGGCTCGATGCCGTCCTGGTGTTCTGGCAGGACCTGGCGGCCATCATGGACTTCCACGAGTTCTGGATCGATGCCCTCATCAGCCGGGGCGACCAGGTCTTCTCGCTCGGGGGATTCCGGAGCACCGCCATCCCGACCAACATCGCCTACTCGGATCCGTTCCTGCAGGTGGGCACCTATCGCCAGGGCCGCCTGCAGCACTTCATCGACTACCTGGATCCCCGCATCGACCTGGCCGCGTACCGGCCGGACGTCTACGAGTAA
- a CDS encoding acyl-CoA dehydrogenase family protein, with product MSSLYARSLATLEQRLGPLSEEGPLGQQAALARDESETFPAEALESLRTHGVPELLTPVSEGGQFVSFEGALAVALTLARRDPAVALSQGMQCWLWLAWMAGSPEQRSRARALLKDNATPCFAASEATHGADLLATETLALSKGESWELTGEKWPIGRASHAAFAFVLARTRPTPGPRSLSWFLAELDPPAVTRLPKARTVGLRASDLSGLRFVRAAASPVGGEGQGLELTLKIFQLTRPLMAGLGLGTGDTTLRVATRFAMERQLYRATAASLPSVRKLLVGAWLRLLAAEILLLSSVRTLHANPGQASLTSPLVKAIAPALVEQAIRSATTVLGARSFLREGPTGLFQKMARDHAAVGLIDGSEPVCLHALAAELPQVLSHNAGSHSALRSRLCLEEPVQPFAPDRLELTARGADDVTAELPPELLTAWSKLRQGGEEALRGPSRLELARQYGLLHAAAACFHFEHFNPHLALCRAGVPALAGRLLLDPDALPDSACQQLFDRLAERIERDHLLSVADVSTVSASETALAG from the coding sequence ATGAGCAGCCTCTACGCGAGATCCCTCGCCACGCTGGAGCAGCGGCTCGGCCCCCTCTCGGAGGAGGGCCCGCTGGGGCAACAGGCCGCGCTCGCGCGGGACGAGAGCGAGACGTTCCCCGCAGAGGCGCTGGAGTCGCTGCGGACGCACGGCGTGCCCGAGCTGTTGACGCCTGTCTCGGAGGGGGGCCAGTTCGTCTCCTTCGAGGGGGCGCTGGCGGTGGCGCTCACCCTGGCGCGGAGGGACCCGGCGGTGGCCCTGAGCCAGGGCATGCAGTGCTGGCTCTGGCTCGCGTGGATGGCGGGCAGCCCCGAGCAGCGGAGCCGGGCGCGGGCCCTGCTCAAGGACAACGCCACCCCGTGCTTCGCCGCTTCCGAGGCGACCCATGGCGCGGACCTGCTGGCCACGGAGACACTGGCACTAAGCAAGGGCGAGTCCTGGGAGCTCACGGGCGAGAAGTGGCCCATCGGCCGTGCCAGCCATGCCGCGTTCGCCTTCGTGCTGGCGCGCACCCGCCCGACTCCGGGCCCGCGCTCGCTGAGCTGGTTCCTGGCGGAGCTCGATCCACCCGCGGTGACCCGGCTGCCCAAGGCCCGGACGGTGGGGCTGCGCGCGTCGGACCTGAGCGGGCTGCGGTTCGTCCGCGCAGCGGCGAGCCCCGTCGGCGGCGAGGGGCAGGGACTGGAGCTCACCCTCAAGATCTTCCAGCTCACCCGCCCCCTCATGGCGGGCCTGGGCCTGGGTACGGGGGATACCACCCTGCGGGTGGCCACCCGGTTCGCGATGGAGCGCCAGCTCTACCGGGCCACCGCCGCCAGCCTGCCCTCGGTGCGCAAGCTCCTCGTGGGGGCATGGCTCCGGCTGCTGGCGGCGGAGATCCTCCTCCTGTCCAGCGTCCGGACCCTCCATGCCAACCCCGGGCAGGCGAGCCTCACCTCGCCCCTGGTCAAAGCCATCGCCCCCGCGCTGGTGGAGCAGGCCATCCGGTCAGCCACGACGGTGCTGGGCGCCCGCTCCTTCCTGCGCGAGGGTCCCACCGGCCTCTTCCAGAAGATGGCGCGGGACCACGCAGCCGTGGGCCTCATCGACGGCAGTGAGCCGGTGTGCCTGCACGCGCTGGCGGCGGAGCTGCCCCAGGTGCTCTCCCACAACGCAGGCAGCCACAGCGCCCTGCGCTCACGCCTCTGCCTGGAGGAGCCTGTACAGCCCTTCGCACCGGACCGGCTCGAGCTCACGGCCCGCGGCGCGGACGACGTCACCGCCGAACTCCCCCCCGAGCTACTCACCGCCTGGAGCAAGCTGCGTCAAGGCGGCGAGGAGGCCCTGCGCGGGCCCTCGCGGCTGGAGCTCGCGCGCCAGTACGGGCTGCTGCACGCCGCCGCCGCCTGCTTCCACTTCGAACACTTCAACCCTCACTTGGCGCTCTGCCGCGCGGGAGTGCCGGCCCTCGCCGGCCGCCTCTTGCTCGATCCAGACGCCTTGCCAGACTCCGCATGCCAGCAGCTCTTTGACCGCCTGGCCGAGCGCATCGAGAGAGATCACCTGCTCTCGGTTGCGGACGTGTCCACCGTGTCAGCCTCGGAGACAGCCCTCGCAGGATGA